Genomic DNA from Fimbriimonas ginsengisoli Gsoil 348:
CTTCGCATTCTCCTTGAGAATCTCCTCAGAACCGAGGACAACCGCTCCGTCTTCGCCGCCGATATCGAGGCTCTTGCGACCTGGAATCCCAAGGCCGAGCCCACGAAAGAGATCTCTTTCACCCCGGCCCGAGTCATCCTCCAGGACTTCACCGGCGTCCCCTGCGTTGTCGATCTCGCCGCCATGCGCGACGCGATGACGAACCTCGCCGGCGACCCCAAGCGAATCAATCCGCTACAGCCGGTCGAGCTGGTCATCGACCACTCCGTCCAAACGGACGCCTTCGGACGCGACGACGCGCTTACCATCAATCGCGACCTCGAATACGAGCGAAACCGCGAGCGATATGAGTTTTTGAAGTGGGGTCAGCTGGCGCTCGATAACTTCCGCGTGGTGCCGCCCAACACCGGAATCGTTCACCAGGTCAACCTGGAGCACCTCGCCCGCGTCGCCTTTGTCCGGCCGGACAACACCCTCTACCCCGACACCCTCGTCGGCACCGACAGCCATACGACGATGGTCAACGGCCTGGGCGTCCTCGGCTGGGGCGTCGGCGGAATCGAAGCCGAGGCAGCCATGCTCGGTCAACCGGTGAGCATGCTCATCCCCCAGGTCATCGGCTTCCGCCTCCTGGGCAAGCTTCCGGAAGGGGCCACCGCCACCGACCTCGTGCTTACCGTCACCGAGATGCTCCGCAAAAAGGGCGTCGTCGGCAAGTTCGTCGAGTTCTTCGGCGAGGGTCTTCAGCACCTCCCACTCGCCGACCGCGCGACGATTGGCAATATGTCGCCGGAGTTTGGCGCGACCTGCGCGATCTTCCCGGTGGACGACGAGGTGCTGCGCTACATGCGCCTCACCGGCCGGCCCGAGAAGCAGGTCGACCTCGTTGAGGCGTACTTCAAGGAACAGGGGCTCTTCTACACCCCCGGCTCCGCCGAGGCGTCTTACTCCGACGTTCTGGAGCTCAACCTCACCTCCGTCCAACCCTCCATCGCCGGCCCCAAGCGACCGCAGGATCGCCTGCTTTTGGGGGACGCGAAGGCGAGCTTCGCCAAGGTCTTTGCGGATCAGATTCAGCCGCCGAAGGAGCCGAGCCTCATCGGCAAGCTTCTCGGCCAAAAATCTCCCGAGCCGGTGGCGGCGGGCGTGTCTGGGGTCGGCACCCCTTCCTCCGGCAGCCATTCCGGATCCATTTCGACATTGGAGAATCCATCCAACACCGTCGATCTTGGCGACCGGCCGATCCAGCACGGCGATGTCGTTATCGCCTCGATCACGAGCTGCACCAACACCTCCAACCCGAGCGTAATGCTGGCCGCGGGGCTGTTGGCCAAAAAGGCGGTCGAGAAGGGATTGATGAGCAAGCCGTGGGTCAAGACTTCGCTCGCCCCCGGTTCTCGAGTGGTAACGGACATGTACGAGCGGTCCGGATTGATGCCCTACTTGAAACAGCTCAAGTTCCATCCGGTGGGCTACGGCTGTATGACCTGCATCGGAAACTCCGGCCCGCTCCCAGACGAGGTGAGCCGGCAAATCAACGAGAACAACCTCGTCGCCTGCTCGGTGCTCTCCGGCAACCGAAACTTCGAGGGACGTATCAATCAGGACATCAAGGCGAACTACCTGATGTCTCCCCCGCTGGTCGTGGCCTACGCGATCGCCGGCTCCATGAACGTCGACCTCGCCACCGATCCCCTCGGCAACGACCAAGAAGGTAACCCGGTTTATCTCAAGGACATCTGGCCGTCGCAAGCCGAGATCGCTGACGCGGCGCTCGCCTCGGTGAACCGTCAGGTCTTCCAGGAGAACTACGCGGACGTCTTCAAGGGGGACGAGCGATGGGCTCAAATCCAGGTCACCGGAAGCGATACATTCGTCTGGCATGGCGACTCGACCTACATCAAGAATCCCCCCTACTTCGAGGGAATGAGCCGCTCCGCGCCCACGGCGGTTAACGAGCTCTCAGGAATGAAGGTTCTGGCCAAACTGGGCGACAGTATCACGACCGACCATATTTCCCCCGCCGGAAGCATCAAGCTAAATTCGCCGGCTGGCAGCTATCTCACCCAGCACGGGGTCTCGCCGCAGATGTTCAACAGCTACGGCTCGCGACGCGGGAACCATGAGGTGATGGTCCGCGGAACGTTCGCCAACGTCCGCCTGCGCAACCAGATCGCTCCCGGCACGGAAGGGGGCTACACCACCTACTGGCCGACGGGCGAGGTCACCACGATCTACGACGCCTCGGTCCTCTACCAAGCGGAAGGCACGCCGCTGCTGGTGATCGCCGGCAAGGAATACGGCTCCGGCTCCAGCCGCGACTGGGCCGCGAAGGGCACCTTCATGCTCGGGATCAAGGCGGTCCTCGCCCAAAGCTTCGAGCGGATCCACCGCTCGAACCTGATCGGCATGGGCGTCGTTCCACTGGAGTTCGTGGACAGCCAGTCGGCCGATTCGCTCGGCCTGTCCGGCTCGGAGTCGTACGATTTGGTCGGATTGGCCGACGCGATCGCAACCAACTTCGCGAAAGGAAAACTGCTCGCCATGCGCGCGACCGACGCGAACGGTAAGACGACGGAGTTCAAGGTCCGCGTTCGTATCGATACTCCGCAGGAGAATCTCTACTATCTCAACGGCGGCATCTTGCAATACGTGTTGAGGCAGTTGGTCAACGGCTAACTCGCTTGATAATCCCGTATAGACTGCGGTGGCCTGCCACCGCAGTCTATACGGGTCCCCCAACGCCTTCTCCTGAGCGGTACCCTTTAGGGCTATGACGGTCCGCGAGCTGCGCGAGAAATACCTGCGTTTCTTTGAGTCGAAAGGGCACCAGCGGTTTCCGGCCGCCTCGTTGGTCCCTTACGACGTCACGGGGCGACTGGATGAGTCGCTGCTGTTCACCGGCGCGGGCATGATCCAGTTCAAGCCGTTTTTCCGCGGGGTGGCGCGTCCCGACCACCTCCGGCTGATTACGTGCCAGCCGTGTGTCCGCACCGGCGACATCGATGAGATCGGCGACGACACCCACCTGAGCTTCTTCGAGATGCTCGGCAACTTCTCGTTCGGCGATTATTTCAAGGCGCAGGCGATCGCCTTCTCCTGGGAGTTCCTAACCGACAAACAGTGGCTCGGCCTCGACCCCCGGCGACTGTCGTTCTCGATCTTTGAGGACGACGAAGAGGCGTACAACGAGTGGGCGTTCTGGCTCACCCCGGCGGGGCTGGAGCCTGCGTCAAGGATCGTTCGGCTGGGGGAGGAATCGAACTATTGGCCCGCAAACGCCTTTAGCGCCGGCCCTCCGGGACCCTGTGGTCCGAACTCGGAGATGTTCTACTGGACCTCCAAAGAGGAGCCTCCAGGGAACGACTACACCCAGGAGGATTGGGTACGCGACGAAGCGGCCGGCAAGTGGGTGGAGATTTGGAATGACGTCTTCATCCAGTACGAGTGGCAAGGCCACCTCAAGGACCCGAGCAATTCGAAGCTCGGCTATGAGAAGGACGGCATGCCCGAGCTGCCGTTTAAATCGATCGACACCGGCATGGGCTTGGACCGAACCGCTATCGTGCTCGGCGGCCACAAATCGATCTACGAGATCGACGTCTTCCAGCCGATCTTCGCGAAGATCCGGGGTTTGCGTGGCGCCGGCGTCCCGCCGGCTGGTTCACGGGAAGAGCGCGCGGAACGGATTGTGGCCGACCACCTCCGAACCGCATCGTTCTGCATCGCCGACGGCATTCTCCCCGGCAACACCGGCCGCGGCTACGTGCTCCGGCGTCTGATCCGCCGCGCGACCCTTCAGGGTCAGCGGGTGCTCGGCTTCAACGAGCCGTTCTTGCACATCGTATATGAGGGGTTGGTGGAGTCGATGGGCGACTTCTACACCTCGCTCATCGACCAGCGGGAAATGA
This window encodes:
- a CDS encoding aconitate hydratase, with amino-acid sequence MNSFGAQATFASGGSEYTIYRLDALKAKGHDIGKLPYSLRILLENLLRTEDNRSVFAADIEALATWNPKAEPTKEISFTPARVILQDFTGVPCVVDLAAMRDAMTNLAGDPKRINPLQPVELVIDHSVQTDAFGRDDALTINRDLEYERNRERYEFLKWGQLALDNFRVVPPNTGIVHQVNLEHLARVAFVRPDNTLYPDTLVGTDSHTTMVNGLGVLGWGVGGIEAEAAMLGQPVSMLIPQVIGFRLLGKLPEGATATDLVLTVTEMLRKKGVVGKFVEFFGEGLQHLPLADRATIGNMSPEFGATCAIFPVDDEVLRYMRLTGRPEKQVDLVEAYFKEQGLFYTPGSAEASYSDVLELNLTSVQPSIAGPKRPQDRLLLGDAKASFAKVFADQIQPPKEPSLIGKLLGQKSPEPVAAGVSGVGTPSSGSHSGSISTLENPSNTVDLGDRPIQHGDVVIASITSCTNTSNPSVMLAAGLLAKKAVEKGLMSKPWVKTSLAPGSRVVTDMYERSGLMPYLKQLKFHPVGYGCMTCIGNSGPLPDEVSRQINENNLVACSVLSGNRNFEGRINQDIKANYLMSPPLVVAYAIAGSMNVDLATDPLGNDQEGNPVYLKDIWPSQAEIADAALASVNRQVFQENYADVFKGDERWAQIQVTGSDTFVWHGDSTYIKNPPYFEGMSRSAPTAVNELSGMKVLAKLGDSITTDHISPAGSIKLNSPAGSYLTQHGVSPQMFNSYGSRRGNHEVMVRGTFANVRLRNQIAPGTEGGYTTYWPTGEVTTIYDASVLYQAEGTPLLVIAGKEYGSGSSRDWAAKGTFMLGIKAVLAQSFERIHRSNLIGMGVVPLEFVDSQSADSLGLSGSESYDLVGLADAIATNFAKGKLLAMRATDANGKTTEFKVRVRIDTPQENLYYLNGGILQYVLRQLVNG